The window aagTGTTTAATTTTCTACTTTACTAAATGTAAGAGTTAATACAAGTTTTTAAatcttttacttttataaatacGTAACAAATATTCTGATACTTAACTTTATACGTTTTCTATAAAATCTTTCTTTGATAATATTAACATTTGTTTCATAACTAAATCCTAAACTTGTGATTATGTAGTTTTTGTTAATGTAACTATGGTAATTGTTTCCTTTACTTGTTTCGCTTACCATCAATATAGATTGTTTTGCTTACCATGGCCATATCTATTGTCTCCGATTTGAAACGAGTAATGACTAGTGAGCATTTATCATGTGTAACAGGGAAAAGGTGTCTCTTAAAgtatttgatttttgaagcatATATCGATTACTGTCCGTATTCGCCCAATCTAACTCCAACGTAAAGGTACCCAGCGTTTAacatttgtgtttttctttttacaaTGTTTCCCAAGAACTCTTTTCCTCATTCAAAATTTTTCTACTTTGTTTGTAGTTTCAACTCTTGAATCAATGGAAATTCTAAGCTCTGTTGCTGGAAAAGTAGCAGAGTATACTGTGGCACCCATTGGAAGGCAATTCAGCTATCTAATATTCTATAAAGCCAATTTTAAGGAGCTAGGTAAACGTGTTACAGATCTTGAGGGCAAAAGAGACGAAATCAAGCAACgtgttgaagaagaaagaaggaatgggaAAACAACTTTTGATGTTGTGCAGAATTGGTTGAACAATGTAGATGATGCCATTGGAGAAGCAAATCAGCTTCAAAATGATCCTCGTCATGCGAAGGTTGGGTGTTCCAGATGTTCATTTCCTAATGTGGTGACACGTCATCAACTCAGTAGAAAAGCTACGAAAATTGTCAAAAATGTTGTTGatataaagggagaagggaaCTTTTCCGCAGTAGCTTATCTTCCTGCTCTTGATGTAGTCTCAACATCTACCACAAGGAGTAACAAAAACTTGGAGTCAAGGAAATCTATTACGGAGAATATCATGCATGCTCTACGAGACCCCAAAGTAAGCATGGTGGGAGTGTATGGGCTTGGTGGTGTGGGTAAGACCACTCTTATGAATGAAGTTGCTCAAATAGCTAAGCATGAGAGGTTGTTTGATGAGGTGGTCATAGCCACTGTGTCAAAAACTCCAGACATCAAAACAATTCAACGGGAGATTGCTGATCAGTTGGGTCTTCAATTCAGGGACGAGAGTGTTGCTTGTAGAGGGAAGCGCTTACATGACAGAATTAAAACAGAGAGATCAATCTTGATAATATTGGATGATATATGGGCAAGACTTGATTTGGAGATGCTCGGAATTCCTTCTGGCAGTGAACATGGTAGTTGCAAATTGTTAATGACTTCTCGAAATAATGATGTGCTGCAAGTAATGGATGTTCAAAAGGATTTCAAGCTTGATGTTTTAAGTGAGGAAGAAAATTGGATCATGTTTGAATCTCTGGCTGGCGATACTGTACATGATATCAATATAAAAGGAACAGCAATTGAAATTGCAAAAAGATGTGCAGGTTTGCCTCTTCGGCTGGTAACGGTTGCGAGggcattgaaaaataaaaaactttatgCCTGGAAAGATGCATTAACCCGGTTAGTGTtgggtttttctctcctttgtgaggcccaagcccaacattttgaGGGTGTCTCTTGCACCCATTGTGCCACAACCCTAGTTCAGATTTTTGGGGGTcattgagagtgagagagagtagccaccaagtgagagaaaagggaaaaacagaattcccgtttttgcccaaagcagtaaatttctAATGTCAGTTTCTgagttgttcaccgttggatcggcttgaaatttaaactgcatgttcctatcatcttgttcttcattctggtcggtggagatgttgattggagatttgcagtgagagaaattggcttcgcaagagagaaattaggtttcccgtttttacacagagcagcaattttggaacggcagtttctcattctttcaccgttggatcgacgtgaaatttgaactgtagattcttcacatcttgttcttcattctggacggtggagattttaattggaggtctgcagagggagaaattggcttcgacagtagctctgttttttgggtatatttcatcttcttgcttttcatttgtgagctttggtgctttgatgttttggctggttatatgcacatttttgtgctttgtttgagactctcttgtacctcatttgattatagtggagctatttcattggtctggacgactcgtggtttttacctctcacattgagggggttttccacgttaaaatctcggtgtgttcttattattgctttacttgctatatttgcttgttatagttgctgccatattgtgttgtgagtgcttccatattgttcttgtattggacatttgtgtcgtttccgctgctaggctctatcatactggcatcagagcttgttggtatttttctgggcttgtgagtttgtgaacaatggaagctaatactaatactagtaggatgatcactcttaatggtcctaattatgatttgtggaagtcaaaaatggaagatttgctttatgtcaagaattttcatcaaccagtttttggtacagagaagcctaatgataaatctgatgatgattggactttgttgcatagacaagtctgtggatatattaggcagtgggttgacgataatgtgttgaaccatattattggagagacacatgctcggaCTCTTTGGATTAAActtgaacagttgtatgctcgaaaaactgggaataacaagatgtttttgatcaagcagttgttggctttgaagtatacagatgggacatcaatgacagatcacttgaataacttccaaggaattatgaatcagttatcttccatgggtatcaagtttgatgaagaggttcaaggattgttacttcttggctccttaccagactcgtgggaaattctcagaatgtcattgtctaattctgctcctgatggtgtaatctctatggatcttgccaagagcagtgttttgaatgaagagatgagaagaaagtcacaaggtacatcgactacacattcagatgttcttgtttctgagtctagggggagaagcaaaagtcgaggtcctaaaggtagagatcaaagcagaagcaagtctcgaggaaagtataagaacattgagtgtcatcattgtggtcaaaagggacatgtgaagagattttg is drawn from Arachis hypogaea cultivar Tifrunner chromosome 12, arahy.Tifrunner.gnm2.J5K5, whole genome shotgun sequence and contains these coding sequences:
- the LOC140172824 gene encoding probable disease resistance protein At1g61310, translating into MEILSSVAGKVAEYTVAPIGRQFSYLIFYKANFKELGKRVTDLEGKRDEIKQRVEEERRNGKTTFDVVQNWLNNVDDAIGEANQLQNDPRHAKVGCSRCSFPNVVTRHQLSRKATKIVKNVVDIKGEGNFSAVAYLPALDVVSTSTTRSNKNLESRKSITENIMHALRDPKVSMVGVYGLGGVGKTTLMNEVAQIAKHERLFDEVVIATVSKTPDIKTIQREIADQLGLQFRDESVACRGKRLHDRIKTERSILIILDDIWARLDLEMLGIPSGSEHGSCKLLMTSRNNDVLQVMDVQKDFKLDVLSEEENWIMFESLAGDTVHDINIKGTAIEIAKRCAGLPLRLVTVARALKNKKLYAWKDALTRLVLGFSLLCEAQAQHFEGVSCTHCATTLVQIFGGH